A single region of the Halichondria panicea chromosome 10, odHalPani1.1, whole genome shotgun sequence genome encodes:
- the LOC135342391 gene encoding calcyclin-binding protein-like yields MSELDQEYIEELESLLTIAKHPGVVALFKTNIAKAKTLSPVTSQAPILQKVKAPPVDKQVSSKIRIKEYGWDQTDKFIKIYISNVPQVRLEDVNKQFFERGFTVEVTTDGKMYSLAINDLLNSIIPDQSAVKVRGGMICVQLRKRAQTLWDCLLWKEKKNNVEKDSAPTDKDSLTDDDDPGAGLMNLMKKMYNEGDDDLKRTITKSWYEAQQKRGQSLED; encoded by the exons GAGTACATTGAGGAATTGGAGAGTCTTCTGACAATTGCTAAACACCCTGGGGTTGTTGCACTATTTAAGACGAACATAGCCAAAGCAAAGACTTTAAGTCCTGTCACTTCTCAAGCTCCAATATTGCAGAAGGTCAAAGCTCCACCTGTGGATAAGCAAGTGTCATCTAAAATAAGAATCAAGGAATATG GTTGGGACCAAACAGACAAGTTCATCAAAATTTATATTTCCAATGTCCCTCAAGTCAGATTGGAGGATGTTAACAAACAGTTTTTTGAAAG GGGGTTTACAGTTGAAGTCACTACTGATGGAAAAATGTATTCTCTGGCCATAAATGATCTTCTGAATTCTATCATTCCGGATCAGAGCGCTGTTAAG GTACGTGGTGGAATGATCTGTGTGCAACTGCGTAAGCGTGCTCAAACCTTGTGGGATTGCCTGTTGTGGAAAGAGAAGAAAAATAATGTTGAAAA GGACAGTGCACCAACAGACAAGGATTCACTGACAGACGATGATGACCCAGGAGCTGGTCTCATGAACTTAATGAAAAAAATGTATAATGAGGGTGACGATGATTTGAAAAGAACTATTACGAAATCATGGTATGAAGCTCAGCAGAAGCGTGGACAATCTTTAGAAGATTGA
- the LOC135342388 gene encoding T-box transcription factor TBX19-like encodes MSVGSEDSLTELPLPFDISSAVSRALRITSSSGAHEDESHQIHPASIGNHSQSLTRYEPDFCCMQEYPSLSPCYQYSRPPPPAYQCRTNDAQPGLVNINSSSSIEQFYEFSDLSQPPFYGRTQSLSYQNFYPDKEPYTPPAKRRRNTIQCCHDSDYSLNDHIHDYYSDWPWTALLENKSLWRNFDEVGTEMVVTKGGRRMFPHLEVSFQNLNPTSVYSVNFEIIPCDGKRYKFIKTDWMPTGRAEKKQAQSVYVHPDSPNSGSFWMSKTVTFKMVKLTNNKMPKFKDQIILNSMQKYQPAIRIKDEKLGGTKLISFPETTFIAVTAYQNSVMTQMKIDNNPYARAFREGDQSGLYPEKKGGHYDRFRKSSSSSPLHEKKSKQSSSSPGYTTSATSVESGSHPTTLLSEDTSPLQLVADETLLMSSLSTSNSISYWADDNSMWNPNLITPNLLIDSTGSFSEPYLQQTTQVDLASPMKDLMNSDDNFLQLSDSCILDDDDVFL; translated from the exons ATGAGTGTTGGCTCAGAAGACAGTCTCACAGAACTTCCACTGCCGTTTGATATTTCCTCAGCAGTTTCCCGAGCACTGAGAATAACCAGTTCCTCAGGAGCACATGAAGATGAATCTCATCAAATCCACCCCGCTAGTATTGGAAATCATTCTCAATCGCTGACTCGATATGAACCAGACTTCTGCTGCATGCAGGAGTATCCCTCTCTTTCACCCTGCTACCAGTATTCCAGGCCTCCACCTCCTGCATACCAATGCCGAACAAATGATGCCCAACCTGGCCTTGTAAACATCAATTCCAGTAGCAGCATAGAGCAGTTTTACGAGTTTTCTGATTTATCACAGCCACCTTTCTATGGCAGAACGCAATCCCTTTCTTACCAAAACTTTTATCCCGACAAAGAACCATACACACCACCAGCAAAAAGGCGAAGGAACACAATCCAATGCTGTCATGATAGCGACTATTCTTTGAATGATCACATTCACGACTACTATTCTGACTGGCCATGGACAGCACTCTTGGAAAACAAATCTCTCTGGAGAAATTTTGATGAAGTTGGCACAGAGATGGTTGTTACAAAGGGAGGAAG GAGAATGTTCCCCCACCTGGAAGTGAGCTTTCAGAATCTCAATCCCACCTCAGTATATTCCGTAAATTTCGAGATTATCCCTTGTGATGGAAAACGTTACAAGTTTATCAAAACAGATTGGATGCCAACTGGTCGAGCTGAGAAGAAACAAGCACAATCAGTCTATGTGCACCCTGACTCTCCCAACAGTGGCAGCTTCTGGATGAGCAAAACAGTCACCTTCAAGATGGTGAAATTGACTAACAACAAGATGCCGAAATTTAAAGACCAG ATTATTCTCAACTCGATGCAAAAATATCAACCTGCCATCAGAATCAAAGATGAGAAACTTGGGGGCACTAAGTTGATCAGTTTTCCTGAGACGACATTCATTGCGGTGACTGCCTATCAAAACAGTGTGATGACCCAAATGAAGATTGACAACAATCCATATGCCCGTGCTTTCAGAGAAGGAGATCAGTCTGGCCTCTATCCTGAGAAGAAAGGCGGTCACTATGATAGGTTCAGGaaatcttcttcttcttcccCATTACATGAAAAGAAGAGTAAACAGAGCTCATCCTCTCCTGGGTACACAACCAGTGCAACTAGCGTTGAGTCAG GCTCTCACCCAACAACGTTACTGTCAGAAGACACATCTCCTCTCCAGCTAGTTGCTGACGAAACACTGCTCATGAGCAGCTTGTCAACTAGCAACTCGATCTCCTACTGGGCAGATGACAACAGTATGTGGAATCCTAACTTGATTACTCCCAATCTCCTTATTGATTCCACTGGCTCATTCTCAGAACCCTACCTCCAACAGACCACTCAGGTGGATTTGGCTAGCCCGATGAAAGACTTAATGAATAGTGATGATAACTTCCTTCAGTTGTCCGATTCCTGTATACTAGATGATGACGATGTGTTTTTGTAA